The Kordia sp. SMS9 genome window below encodes:
- a CDS encoding TIGR00266 family protein, whose protein sequence is MTAHEIDYHIYGEEMQYVEIELDPQEAVIAEAGSFMMMDDGISMNTIFGDGANQEKGILGKLFSAGKRILTGESLFMTSFLNEKAFGVRKVSFASPYPGKIIPIDLTEFQGKFICQKDAFLCAAKGVTVGIEFSKKLGRGFFGGEGFIMQKLEGDGMAFVHAGGTMARKQLAPGETLRVDTGCIVGFTKDVDYDIEFVGGIKNTLFGGEGMFFATLKGPGIVYIQSLPFSRLAGRIISSLPSGGGSKGEGSILGSIGDLLDGDNRF, encoded by the coding sequence ATGACAGCACACGAAATAGACTACCACATTTATGGCGAAGAAATGCAATATGTGGAAATTGAACTTGATCCGCAAGAAGCCGTAATTGCCGAAGCTGGAAGTTTCATGATGATGGACGATGGCATTAGTATGAATACTATTTTTGGCGATGGAGCCAATCAGGAAAAAGGAATTTTGGGGAAATTATTCTCCGCTGGAAAACGAATTTTAACAGGCGAAAGTTTGTTTATGACTTCTTTTTTAAACGAAAAAGCATTTGGTGTTCGAAAAGTAAGTTTTGCTTCTCCGTATCCCGGAAAAATTATTCCAATTGATTTAACAGAATTTCAAGGCAAATTTATATGTCAGAAAGATGCATTCTTATGCGCTGCAAAAGGCGTTACCGTAGGAATTGAATTTTCTAAAAAGCTGGGTAGAGGATTTTTTGGAGGCGAAGGCTTCATCATGCAAAAGCTAGAAGGCGACGGAATGGCGTTTGTACATGCTGGCGGAACGATGGCACGAAAACAACTAGCACCAGGCGAAACATTGCGTGTTGATACAGGCTGTATCGTAGGATTTACAAAAGATGTAGACTATGATATAGAATTTGTGGGCGGCATTAAAAACACACTATTTGGCGGCGAAGGAATGTTTTTTGCCACCTTAAAAGGTCCGGGAATTGTGTACATTCAATCCTTACCATTTAGTCGTTTGGCTGGGCGAATTATTTCTTCGTTACCAAGTGGTGGTGGAAGCAAAGGTGAAGGCAGTATTTTAGGGAGTATTGGCGATTTGTTAGACGGCGATAATCGCTTTTAG
- a CDS encoding DUF2141 domain-containing protein — translation MKNLLLIAVFVTGLFTATAQTTSKEGATITVTVDKLKNNNGQVLFALYTESTFMKTDPVKATASKIEGNKVKVTFTDVPKGEYAIICIHDENNNGQMDFDESRMPLEDYGTSNNPMSYGPPQFDPAKFAVGKEDVTLQIIL, via the coding sequence ATGAAAAATTTACTTTTAATCGCCGTTTTCGTTACAGGACTTTTTACAGCAACCGCTCAAACTACTTCAAAAGAAGGTGCTACTATTACCGTAACTGTTGATAAACTTAAAAACAACAACGGACAAGTATTGTTTGCTTTATACACAGAAAGTACATTTATGAAAACGGATCCTGTGAAAGCAACAGCCAGCAAAATTGAAGGCAACAAAGTAAAGGTTACATTTACAGACGTTCCTAAAGGTGAATACGCAATTATTTGCATTCATGACGAAAATAACAACGGACAAATGGATTTTGACGAGAGTAGAATGCCTTTAGAAGATTATGGAACTTCAAACAATCCTATGAGCTACGGACCGCCTCAATTTGATCCAGCAAAGTTTGCTGTGGGCAAAGAAGATGTTACCTTACAAATCATCTTATAA
- a CDS encoding Eco57I restriction-modification methylase domain-containing protein: protein MVSEQRIFQAYYTNSESIVSYMVDLLDLNGTETIFEPCAGDGVFIDPILDKYQNIQIDAFELNESACANLKSKYQDLENISIKQTDTLTDLDLELLCSIGGKYDAVIANPPYGAWRNPIDRATLKKRFNGFYAKESYSLFLYRSIESLNEGGKLVFIIPDTYLNLNMHKDIRKYILSNTKIKEIALFPSSYFPGVNFGYANLSIIALEKSSDYKSNIENKFEIIKDYKSVEELGNNKLKHLTKLNIKQKNVLNNQGYTFLINANPNVSDCIKQTKKRIGDICECVTGFYSGNDKERLKVLSKEIRNSKRYDEVDKEKITYDCSIRPLDGINNEKIYVPIVKGGNVRYYKTDNWFMEWSIDSVSFYKKDKKARYQNASFYFKRGIAVPMVSSSAITGAIIENRLFDQSIVGIFPKEENLIYYLLAFFNSPTCNRLIRTINPSTNNSSNYIKRIPFIQPSTEQEKTITKNINQIIEQVKISGDYNVSLEAENSNIIAELYGF, encoded by the coding sequence ATGGTTAGTGAACAAAGAATATTTCAGGCATATTATACAAACTCAGAGTCAATTGTATCTTATATGGTTGATTTGTTGGACTTAAATGGAACGGAAACCATATTTGAACCATGCGCAGGAGATGGAGTTTTTATCGATCCTATATTGGATAAATATCAAAATATTCAAATAGATGCATTTGAGTTAAACGAAAGTGCCTGCGCTAATTTAAAATCAAAATATCAAGATTTAGAAAATATATCTATTAAACAAACAGATACATTAACAGATTTAGATTTAGAGCTTTTATGTTCAATAGGTGGTAAATATGATGCTGTTATTGCAAATCCTCCCTATGGAGCATGGAGAAATCCTATTGATAGAGCAACTTTAAAGAAAAGATTCAACGGATTTTATGCAAAAGAAAGCTACTCTCTTTTTCTGTATCGAAGTATAGAATCATTAAATGAAGGAGGAAAATTAGTTTTTATTATTCCTGATACATACTTAAACTTAAATATGCACAAGGATATTAGAAAGTATATACTATCTAATACTAAAATAAAAGAAATCGCTTTATTTCCATCCTCATACTTTCCAGGAGTAAATTTTGGATATGCAAATTTATCAATCATTGCATTAGAGAAATCTAGTGATTACAAATCAAATATAGAAAACAAATTTGAAATCATTAAAGATTACAAATCTGTTGAAGAGCTAGGAAACAATAAATTAAAGCATCTAACAAAACTAAATATTAAACAGAAAAATGTTTTAAATAATCAAGGCTATACTTTTCTTATAAATGCAAACCCAAATGTTTCGGATTGTATTAAACAGACAAAAAAGCGTATTGGAGATATTTGTGAATGTGTAACAGGTTTTTATTCTGGAAATGATAAGGAGAGATTAAAAGTTCTTAGCAAAGAAATTCGTAATTCAAAACGGTATGATGAAGTTGACAAAGAAAAAATAACTTACGACTGTAGTATAAGACCTTTAGATGGTATAAATAATGAGAAAATATATGTCCCAATTGTTAAAGGCGGAAACGTAAGATATTACAAAACGGATAATTGGTTTATGGAATGGTCAATTGATTCTGTAAGTTTTTATAAAAAAGATAAGAAAGCTCGTTATCAAAATGCTTCTTTCTATTTTAAAAGAGGCATTGCTGTACCAATGGTTAGTTCAAGCGCAATAACAGGTGCCATAATTGAAAATAGGCTATTCGACCAGTCAATAGTTGGAATATTTCCAAAAGAAGAAAACCTTATATATTACTTGTTAGCATTTTTCAATTCACCAACTTGTAATAGGCTAATTAGAACAATAAATCCCTCAACTAATAATTCGTCTAACTATATAAAGCGTATTCCGTTTATTCAACCTAGCACTGAACAAGAAAAAACTATAACGAAAAACATTAACCAAATTATAGAACAAGTCAAAATTTCTGGAGATTATAATGTAAGTCTAGAAGCTGAAAATAGTAATATAATTGCTGAACTATATGGATTTTAG
- a CDS encoding hydrogen peroxide-inducible genes activator, whose protein sequence is MTITQLQYVLAVAEHQNFTLAAQKSFVTQPTLSMQIQKLEDELEIQIFDRSKKPIQLTEIGKKIVEQARNIVNESGRMQDIVDQQKGFIGGEFKLGIIPTIMPTLLPMFLKTFIKKYPKVNLKIEELTTETIIKRLNDGHLDAAIAATPLGYDQIKERVLYYEPFVGYTTENHRLYDKKELETSDLDIDDILLLEDGHCFRDGVINLCKTPRAIVDDHFQLESGSFETLIKLSNEDLGMTLLPYLHTLDIKESERKYLRHFAEPRPAREVSLLFHKSELKMQIIEALRGVIMGIVRGAIAFHNVQIISPVQQ, encoded by the coding sequence ATGACAATCACGCAATTACAATATGTCTTGGCAGTCGCCGAACATCAAAATTTTACCCTAGCTGCTCAAAAATCGTTTGTCACCCAACCAACATTGAGCATGCAAATTCAAAAATTGGAAGACGAACTAGAGATTCAGATTTTTGATCGGAGCAAAAAACCCATTCAACTCACGGAAATTGGAAAGAAAATCGTAGAGCAGGCACGAAATATTGTGAATGAATCTGGAAGAATGCAAGATATTGTAGATCAGCAAAAAGGATTTATTGGCGGCGAATTTAAGTTGGGAATTATTCCGACCATTATGCCCACGTTATTGCCAATGTTTTTAAAAACGTTTATAAAAAAGTATCCGAAAGTCAATCTGAAAATAGAAGAACTTACAACTGAAACGATTATTAAAAGATTAAACGATGGACATTTAGACGCCGCCATTGCTGCAACTCCATTGGGATACGATCAAATTAAAGAACGTGTGTTATACTACGAACCTTTTGTGGGATACACGACAGAAAACCACCGTTTGTATGACAAAAAAGAACTGGAAACTAGCGATTTAGATATTGATGATATTTTATTGCTAGAAGACGGACATTGCTTTAGAGACGGCGTGATCAACTTGTGTAAAACGCCTAGAGCTATTGTGGACGATCATTTTCAACTGGAAAGTGGAAGCTTTGAAACCTTAATTAAATTATCGAATGAAGATTTGGGCATGACGCTTCTTCCCTACTTGCATACGTTAGATATTAAAGAATCGGAACGTAAATATTTACGCCATTTTGCAGAACCAAGACCTGCGAGAGAAGTAAGTTTACTATTCCACAAAAGTGAATTGAAGATGCAAATTATTGAAGCCTTGCGCGGTGTGATTATGGGCATTGTACGCGGTGCGATTGCGTTTCACAATGTGCAAATTATTAGTCCTGTACAACAATAA
- a CDS encoding MoxR family ATPase — translation MDFTGETNEHEAQENTPLSFTNRIDLTELQEGILKIRQELSKVIVGQKGMIDMLITALLAKGHVLIEGVPGVAKTITAKLLAKSLTVDFGRIQFTPDLMPSDILGTSIFDMKKSEFEFRKGPVFTNMLLIDEINRAPAKTQAALFEVMEERQITMDGTKYTLEAPFMVLATQNPIEQEGTYRLPEAQLDRFLFKINVEYPNLEEEIEIIAREHDLKDTKKVDKINAFLSRAQIIKYQNLVNDIIVEPHLLKYIAEIIINTRSNQFLYMGASPRASIAILKAAKAYAAINGRDFVTPEDIKNVSVPVLQHRIIVTPEREMEGMTSKQIINQIIQTIEIPR, via the coding sequence ATGGACTTTACAGGAGAAACGAACGAACACGAAGCACAAGAAAATACTCCGTTGTCATTTACCAACCGAATTGATTTGACCGAATTACAAGAAGGAATTCTCAAAATACGACAAGAACTCTCTAAAGTAATTGTGGGACAAAAAGGCATGATTGATATGCTCATTACAGCCTTGCTCGCCAAAGGTCACGTACTCATTGAAGGTGTGCCTGGTGTGGCAAAAACGATCACGGCTAAACTATTGGCGAAATCGCTCACGGTCGATTTTGGACGTATTCAATTTACGCCCGATTTAATGCCAAGTGACATTTTAGGAACGTCTATTTTCGACATGAAAAAGTCGGAATTCGAATTTAGAAAAGGGCCTGTATTTACCAACATGCTATTGATTGACGAGATCAATCGCGCACCAGCGAAAACACAAGCTGCCCTTTTTGAAGTGATGGAAGAGCGACAAATTACCATGGATGGCACAAAATATACCTTAGAAGCGCCGTTTATGGTATTAGCGACACAAAACCCAATTGAGCAAGAAGGAACCTATCGTTTGCCAGAAGCGCAGTTGGACCGTTTCTTGTTTAAAATCAACGTGGAGTATCCGAATTTAGAAGAAGAAATCGAAATCATTGCGCGTGAACACGATTTAAAAGACACGAAAAAAGTAGATAAAATCAATGCATTTTTGAGCAGAGCACAAATTATAAAATATCAAAATTTAGTAAACGACATTATTGTAGAGCCGCATTTGTTAAAATACATTGCAGAAATCATCATCAACACGCGCAGCAATCAATTTTTGTATATGGGCGCGTCTCCAAGAGCTTCCATTGCTATTTTAAAAGCTGCCAAAGCGTATGCTGCCATTAATGGACGTGATTTCGTGACGCCAGAAGATATCAAAAATGTGTCGGTTCCTGTGTTGCAACATCGAATCATTGTGACGCCAGAGCGCGAAATGGAAGGAATGACGTCAAAGCAAATTATCAATCAAATCATACAAACTATTGAGATTCCTCGATAA
- a CDS encoding DUF4129 domain-containing protein — MPKHLQHIFYTVLLAGMFAVSLHTGNAATPEAIRIQQTPVKEDQSYIQPKKYDDDFKERYESSEYEYNTDEIQDSWLSRLIDWVEETVQDWFDFGTRKEASEFVQSAVNIFYVIVIILVVFFIVKTMMNGEGRWVFGKRSDRRIVRYEDVDTDIHVTDFNALIKEATTQSDFRLAIRYQYLNMLKRLSAAELIAFDPEKTNLDYTYEIQNEGLREQFQYTSYLYNYIWYGEFEIDKAQYEKAQESFNILLKNVAA, encoded by the coding sequence ATGCCAAAACATTTACAACATATCTTTTATACTGTTCTCCTTGCGGGAATGTTCGCTGTGTCGCTTCATACAGGAAATGCTGCTACTCCAGAAGCGATACGTATACAGCAAACGCCTGTAAAAGAAGATCAATCGTACATACAACCCAAAAAGTACGACGACGATTTTAAAGAACGGTATGAAAGTAGTGAATACGAATACAACACCGACGAAATACAAGATAGCTGGCTCTCACGTTTGATTGATTGGGTAGAAGAAACTGTACAAGATTGGTTTGATTTCGGCACGCGAAAAGAAGCCTCTGAATTTGTCCAAAGTGCCGTGAATATATTCTATGTCATTGTCATCATTTTGGTCGTCTTTTTCATTGTAAAAACGATGATGAACGGCGAAGGTCGTTGGGTTTTCGGAAAACGATCCGACCGACGTATTGTACGCTATGAAGATGTAGATACGGACATTCACGTGACCGATTTCAACGCATTGATCAAAGAAGCAACCACACAAAGTGACTTCCGCTTGGCAATTAGATACCAATACCTCAACATGTTAAAGCGATTAAGCGCTGCTGAATTGATTGCATTTGACCCAGAAAAAACAAATCTCGATTACACCTACGAAATTCAAAACGAAGGCTTGAGAGAACAATTTCAATATACATCATACCTTTACAATTATATTTGGTATGGCGAATTTGAAATTGACAAAGCACAATACGAAAAAGCTCAAGAATCATTCAATATCTTACTAAAAAATGTTGCCGCATGA
- a CDS encoding DUF4442 domain-containing protein, which produces MAKKLTPSKINTFLLFKLPSAFFSGVRLKEITEEAATVSVKHRWINQNPFKSLYWATQGMASELATGVLVIQEIENSGEKISMLVRSQKGTFTKKATGRINFVCNDGAKVKAAIEEAVKTGEGQSLILFAEGFDASGESVSNFEYEWGIKLRKKK; this is translated from the coding sequence ATGGCAAAAAAACTAACTCCATCTAAAATCAATACCTTCTTACTTTTCAAACTTCCTTCTGCATTTTTTTCTGGTGTGCGATTGAAAGAAATCACCGAAGAAGCTGCTACTGTAAGTGTGAAGCATCGCTGGATCAATCAAAATCCTTTTAAATCCTTGTATTGGGCTACACAAGGAATGGCTTCCGAATTGGCTACAGGTGTTTTGGTGATTCAGGAAATTGAAAATTCTGGCGAAAAAATTTCAATGTTAGTGCGTTCGCAAAAAGGGACTTTTACCAAAAAAGCGACCGGAAGAATCAATTTTGTGTGTAATGATGGAGCAAAAGTGAAAGCGGCTATTGAAGAAGCTGTGAAAACGGGAGAAGGGCAGAGTTTAATATTATTTGCAGAAGGTTTTGATGCTTCTGGCGAATCTGTTTCCAATTTTGAATACGAATGGGGAATTAAACTCCGAAAGAAAAAATAG
- a CDS encoding AAA family ATPase, translating into MNELTKNKITNALNTYFETSSESQNKFSKRNDINVSIVSAIRNGTNTIGKSIIADKWYNKIAQAIDYTSKSYWDIINTSQSAELLNSFEESRQKGVNRTVIGDTGIGKTEIAKRYKNKYPDNTYMITVGMHLSPKDFLMQLAYAMNAKFTPGSNHRTLLSIVNKIQNLYLSGNAPLIIIDETENLKLQVVGYIKALYDYLDTVCPVVLIGTDQLIDNIERWNVRNKQGIPQFWRRFRVGVRHLPTVKNKDITEMLEAQGVTDQALVNYLIENNYNNYGLLNNAIVYAKKEAERIGSALTLDLFLTVHDLKRRKA; encoded by the coding sequence ATGAATGAATTGACAAAAAACAAGATTACTAATGCGCTAAATACTTATTTTGAAACCTCTTCAGAATCTCAAAATAAGTTTAGTAAAAGAAACGACATCAATGTCTCCATTGTTTCTGCAATTCGTAATGGAACTAACACCATAGGTAAGTCCATTATTGCAGACAAATGGTACAATAAAATTGCACAAGCTATCGATTATACATCCAAATCATATTGGGATATTATTAATACTTCTCAATCCGCAGAACTTCTAAATTCTTTTGAAGAGTCACGTCAAAAAGGTGTTAACAGAACCGTAATTGGTGATACTGGAATTGGTAAAACTGAAATTGCAAAAAGATACAAAAATAAGTATCCTGATAACACCTATATGATCACCGTAGGTATGCACTTATCACCAAAGGATTTCTTAATGCAACTGGCTTATGCTATGAACGCAAAATTTACGCCTGGTTCTAATCACAGAACCTTGTTAAGTATTGTAAATAAAATCCAAAACTTATACCTCTCTGGGAACGCTCCATTAATCATAATAGATGAAACCGAGAATTTAAAACTTCAGGTAGTAGGATATATCAAAGCACTCTATGATTACTTAGATACAGTTTGTCCAGTAGTACTCATTGGTACGGATCAACTTATTGACAATATAGAGCGTTGGAATGTACGAAACAAACAAGGTATTCCACAATTTTGGCGTCGATTTAGAGTCGGTGTACGCCATTTACCTACAGTAAAAAACAAAGACATTACAGAAATGCTTGAGGCACAAGGTGTAACAGATCAAGCACTAGTAAACTACCTAATAGAGAACAATTACAATAACTATGGACTACTCAATAATGCCATAGTATACGCAAAGAAAGAAGCTGAGCGAATTGGTTCAGCCTTAACCCTTGATTTATTTTTAACAGTACATGATTTAAAACGTAGAAAGGCATGA
- a CDS encoding DUF4350 domain-containing protein, protein MSKRMKIYLGILAAIIIAAAFVEISKPTPIDWRETYNERQTKPFDVQIFHKELATILYDGKIKNIYRTPYEFFNDQYDWSAYEYKIEGTYMSITKDYLVDFSSIHEILDYASGGNTVFISANDMPSYLSDSLGFSLEYDFRAASKATLSFANDRLKNRNSTLEKGVKNIYFSSIDTLTTSVLGYQEFENDSIQTKYANFIEVPVGKGSFLLHTQPIMFTNHTLLNKNHHRYSEGVLAYIPNEDVFFDSQNKIINADGTTNDSRFRFIDSQPPLRWAWYLSLLFLLIFILFNAKRKQRIVNIVKPLDNTTLDFTRTIGNLFYETKDHQNVVHKKITYFLEYLRTEYFMDTQVLDEKFCKRLHQKSGKSLEETERLVKLIKILQNKLFFDENDVLKITVAIENFRKKDN, encoded by the coding sequence ATGAGTAAACGAATGAAAATATACCTGGGCATTTTGGCAGCAATTATTATTGCCGCAGCATTTGTAGAAATCTCCAAACCTACACCCATTGATTGGCGAGAAACCTACAACGAACGACAAACCAAGCCGTTTGATGTACAAATATTTCACAAGGAATTGGCAACGATTTTGTACGACGGGAAAATTAAAAACATCTACCGAACACCGTACGAATTTTTCAACGATCAATACGATTGGAGTGCTTACGAATACAAAATTGAAGGAACGTACATGAGCATTACCAAAGATTATTTGGTAGATTTTTCATCTATCCATGAAATTCTTGACTATGCTTCCGGAGGAAACACCGTGTTTATTTCAGCGAACGACATGCCAAGTTACCTAAGCGATTCTTTAGGATTCTCCCTAGAATACGACTTTAGAGCCGCCAGCAAAGCAACGCTTTCATTTGCCAATGATCGTCTAAAAAATAGAAATAGTACACTAGAAAAAGGGGTTAAAAACATTTATTTTTCTTCCATTGATACGTTGACAACTTCTGTATTAGGCTATCAAGAATTTGAAAATGATTCCATACAAACAAAGTATGCCAATTTCATTGAAGTTCCCGTTGGCAAAGGTTCATTCCTACTGCATACACAACCGATTATGTTTACCAATCATACATTGCTAAACAAAAATCATCACCGATATTCTGAAGGAGTTTTGGCGTACATTCCCAATGAAGACGTCTTTTTCGATTCACAAAATAAAATCATCAATGCTGATGGTACGACTAACGATTCAAGATTTCGATTTATAGACTCACAACCTCCATTACGTTGGGCTTGGTATTTATCTTTGTTGTTTTTACTAATCTTTATATTGTTTAATGCGAAACGAAAACAACGCATCGTCAACATTGTAAAACCACTAGATAACACGACGCTAGATTTTACGCGAACCATTGGAAATCTATTCTATGAAACGAAAGATCATCAAAACGTAGTACATAAAAAAATTACCTATTTCTTGGAATACTTGCGCACCGAATATTTTATGGATACACAAGTACTCGATGAAAAATTTTGCAAACGCTTGCATCAAAAATCAGGGAAATCACTGGAAGAAACGGAAAGACTCGTCAAACTCATTAAAATATTACAAAACAAACTATTTTTTGATGAAAATGATGTACTCAAAATTACCGTAGCTATTGAAAATTTCCGCAAAAAAGACAATTAA
- a CDS encoding DUF58 domain-containing protein, producing the protein MKAFFKSLYIRERFFYISLGIILLFIISFIFPKLFYISKLLLLVFATFTILDIFILYVTKTGITGTRQVPDKFSNGDENDVFLRLENYYTFPIFTKIIDEIPEQFQVRNFSIEKKIKASSVIELKYKLRPTERGEYTFGRLNIYVHSVLGLISRRFFFDGEVMVPTYPAFLQLKKYDLLAIGNNLTMYGIKKIRRIGHTMEFEQIKEYVIGDDLRTINWKATAKQRHLMVNQYQDEKSQPVYSVIDKGRMMKMPFNGLSLLDYAINATLVMSNVVLKKQDKAGMFTFSKRVENTVIAEKRSSQMNLILESLYNIDTNFFESDYGRLYANIKQNIKHRSLLLLYTNFETVEALNRQLPYLKGIAKSHLLVVIFFKNTELDQLIDNEATTIQEAYDKVIAEKFSFEKRLIVNELKKYGIHSILTTPENLTIDAINKYLEMKARGLV; encoded by the coding sequence ATCAAAGCATTTTTTAAATCTTTATATATCCGAGAACGTTTCTTTTACATTTCTTTGGGAATTATTTTGTTGTTCATTATCAGCTTTATTTTCCCGAAGCTCTTTTATATTTCCAAACTATTATTACTCGTTTTTGCAACGTTTACCATACTGGACATTTTTATTTTATACGTAACGAAAACAGGAATTACGGGAACGCGTCAAGTGCCTGATAAGTTTTCTAATGGCGATGAAAACGATGTTTTTTTACGCTTAGAGAATTACTACACCTTCCCTATTTTTACAAAAATCATTGACGAAATTCCAGAACAATTTCAGGTGCGTAATTTTTCTATTGAAAAGAAAATAAAAGCGTCGAGTGTCATTGAATTAAAATACAAACTACGTCCTACCGAACGCGGTGAATATACCTTTGGAAGACTGAATATTTATGTGCATTCTGTATTGGGATTGATTTCACGTCGATTTTTCTTTGATGGTGAAGTCATGGTGCCCACGTATCCAGCATTTTTACAATTAAAAAAGTACGATTTGCTCGCTATTGGCAATAATTTGACGATGTACGGAATTAAAAAAATTCGTCGTATTGGACACACCATGGAGTTTGAACAAATTAAGGAATATGTGATTGGCGACGATTTGCGAACGATTAACTGGAAAGCCACCGCAAAACAGCGACACTTGATGGTGAATCAATACCAAGACGAAAAATCGCAACCTGTGTATTCCGTGATTGATAAAGGGCGCATGATGAAAATGCCATTCAACGGATTGAGTCTGCTCGATTATGCGATCAATGCCACCTTGGTGATGAGCAATGTCGTGTTAAAAAAACAGGACAAGGCAGGCATGTTTACATTTTCCAAAAGAGTTGAAAATACTGTAATTGCGGAAAAGCGCAGTTCACAAATGAACCTCATTTTGGAATCTTTGTACAATATTGACACCAATTTCTTCGAATCCGATTATGGGCGTTTGTATGCGAACATAAAACAAAACATAAAACATCGTAGTTTACTATTGTTGTACACAAATTTTGAAACCGTAGAAGCGCTCAACCGACAATTGCCGTACTTAAAAGGAATTGCCAAAAGTCACTTATTGGTCGTTATTTTCTTTAAAAACACCGAATTAGACCAGTTGATCGACAACGAAGCCACCACCATTCAAGAAGCATACGACAAAGTCATTGCCGAGAAATTCTCCTTTGAAAAACGTTTGATTGTCAACGAACTTAAAAAGTATGGAATTCATTCTATTCTCACGACTCCAGAAAATTTAACTATTGATGCTATTAATAAGTATTTGGAGATGAAGGCTCGTGGGTTGGTGTAA
- a CDS encoding DUF3164 family protein, whose amino-acid sequence MADTIKQMTVQDPQVVASKVIHTTKDKTWTDEAGIAIPLNRITKAERLKERNVAKLLKSFQNYRKHGLEVMEQAIKLCQETYEADMKEKGVEPESLQVGYTFYCFNRMVKVERSVKGNPTYDDATMQAAKIKFDTYMNENVSGSEDFIKDMIVDAFESRNGQFDKNRISKLISYKNRSKKIVFREACELLSTAVRYPNKSVYYRVWLKDEHGKYQNINVQYSNIKA is encoded by the coding sequence ATGGCAGATACAATAAAACAAATGACAGTACAAGATCCACAAGTAGTTGCTTCAAAAGTAATTCATACTACAAAGGATAAAACGTGGACAGACGAAGCAGGGATTGCGATTCCTTTGAATAGAATAACGAAAGCAGAAAGATTAAAAGAGCGCAATGTTGCAAAGCTTTTAAAGTCTTTCCAAAATTACAGAAAACACGGACTTGAAGTGATGGAGCAAGCCATCAAACTATGTCAAGAAACATACGAAGCTGACATGAAAGAGAAAGGTGTTGAACCTGAAAGTTTACAAGTAGGATACACTTTCTACTGCTTCAATAGAATGGTAAAAGTAGAAAGAAGTGTAAAAGGGAATCCAACCTATGACGATGCGACAATGCAAGCTGCTAAAATCAAGTTTGACACATACATGAATGAAAATGTGTCAGGATCTGAAGACTTCATCAAAGACATGATTGTTGACGCTTTTGAAAGTAGAAACGGTCAGTTTGACAAGAACCGAATCAGTAAGCTAATAAGCTACAAAAACAGAAGTAAAAAAATTGTATTCCGAGAAGCTTGTGAACTGCTGTCTACAGCGGTAAGATACCCAAACAAATCTGTTTACTACCGTGTTTGGCTAAAAGATGAACACGGTAAATACCAAAACATAAATGTTCAATATTCAAATATAAAAGCATGA